The Danio aesculapii chromosome 22, fDanAes4.1, whole genome shotgun sequence genomic sequence GTCAATGGATACCTCACTGAAAAGATTTAATGTTACAGTCTTTGGTaagtaaactattcaaatcatgTCACAAATCATCCCATAATTGCTAATTAGTTTTAATTTGTGAATTAATTTTACTCTCAACTTAGAGTGCTGCATAATAgtctaattgtttattatttcatttaattagctAATTATGTACATCTTTATTTTTCAGtcttatttttttctactttttcgTTAGCCTAGAATCTGTATTATGTTTTTCATAGATTGTTATTGATACATTCTTTTTATTCTACATTTTTTCAGCTCTACTACCTGTTCCTTTCATCAACAATAACAGTTCAAACTGTTCTTCAAAATCATCAAGATCGCATTTTTCCAGAtgttcagtgttgtgttcagtggtgaatgtgagtgctgtgagtctctcctggtacaaaggaaacagtgtaaCGTCCAGCATCAGTGTTTCTGatctcagcatcagtctctctctacctctggagGTGGAATATCAGGATAAAAACGCTTACAGCTGTGTGATCAACAACACCTTCACAAACCACACCACACATCTGGACATCATTGATCTCTGTCACACATGTGCAGGTATATCAGCTGTTATTGATCTCCTGACATGTATTGATATATAAATTAATACGGGTTGGTCTTTATAAGCTATTTTTGAACTCTCTTTTTTGTATCTGTTTGAGTTTAAAATGAACCCCTGGTGTTAAATACACTCTGAGCATAGGCAAATCAGCATCTTGCAAGGCAAAAACGAAATGTGAAAAGTTTCACAGATTTGGAACTTAAAACTGAAACTGTACGATTTACTTCTCTTGCAGATCATCTATTTTGTGTCTGCTGAACTCAGACTTGCATGACTTATTCTAAATGCTGTTTTCTCTATCATTACAGAACTGGAGGCAAATCACTATCTTATACCACTAATAGTTTTGGTCGTGGTGCTGTTCATAATTGCAGTTTTGGGATTAACGGTCTGGTGCTACAGCAAGTGCAAACAAGGACGATGTGGCAAGTCTTATTTCCTCCAAAATATTTAATTGACCTTGGAAAAAATATAATCTAAACTTcagatttaaatatatttttggtaaATCGATTATTTTGAAACAGCTGAAGCTGAGGTCGAAATTCAGTATACTACAGCTACATTCTGTGCAGATAATTTGCGGTACCATACGGTAAGATCCGGTTCTGCTATGTTTCTTGGTGCCTGTCTGTGCAAACAGCTCACAAATCATTATTGTGCACGAACCAGTATTGTTCCATCGTAGTTTgtgcttgcttgttttgacatggCTTATTCTTTCTAAAGTACACGTACGCATTTGACAGACACTTTTTCCCCAAAGTGACCTATTTAACAATTCATGAACATAAATAGGATCATGAACATAATTCATCTGTCACCACGCTATACTAATTAAGCAACAGAAAAGCATAGAAGCATCTCTAGCCATTTAAGGGACATCCATTATTAATTCTGACAATGCGTTTGTTACACATCAGGTTTGGTGAGTTTTACAAATCTAACTAGATTTACTTAACTGACGGAAAACAACTCAATATTCCGGCTGACACACCTGCTCCAACTGTCTTAACTGTCATTTTGgaaacaaaagcttttttttttttttgtttacccaCTGTGATCCGGGATTTAGCACGGAAACAGTTGAAATGTTTAGTGGTGCTGATGACAGATTTTTGATATGCATCAATGTTTGTCTTCATAACACAAGAGTGATGATAACAGCAATGTTTGGACACCTTTTTTAATTgataatacatttactaaataacagaaaaaaggaCACTGCTCTTGACCCAAATGACGACAGCTGGTGTACCAACAGATGATGAGAGGATATGCATGTCAACAGAgactaaggccccatttacactaatatgttttagttttaaacgcATATGTTTTGCTACAGATATGCCTGCCGTTCACACTGCCCTAAAGTTTTCGAGCGCTAAAAACTGagcattttggaaacgctgaagagcaaaAATCTGAAGTcgttttcattttgaaatgctGCTGCGCCATGTGGAatggggaaaacagagacatctgaaaaagtttggggctttttcctcaatattaagtgcagaAATTTCAGTCTTGCATCTTTTCcttttaagttcagacttcgcaagtttgatatggaaaacaaactccagaggacacattGGGTAAATCTTGaaaggaacagtgtactttataacgtcattcacatctccctggctacgttgtttcactatcttaacaataaaatgaaaacatgttaTGAGGAACTGCttatttgatattaacaacttaacagatgccaaaaatgttaaggcatcttttagctacatatttatatgagtgtcatcttcactgtatgcaaatttataacaaaacgaagcctataacagaactgcctcctttcatttttagtgcaaaatataaaacataccctctctagttttgataatcaataatggccatgtAATGGCCAACAATGTGATCATGTGTGgcaaagtataacatacaataggTTTATACATTAtaagaaataaaggcaagcaatcagtcaatatgtagaatcagtgtacatggttaaaataatatattaacttatcttcgCGCCCAgtcaaaacatgttacctgagaaaaagtaatatattcaaaagaccaaagtcggggaatatgtcgttagatatatacaagattaattaaatattatacttaaatatagtgagattagatctaGTAGATTATTGATGAACAGTCCAACGTGCACAGCTCTaacctggggttttgtgctcaaagcacccactgactgcctggagctcagacatgggCATATGCTgtagcgcatgccagagtgtgtgtggtcaagtGATGCGCATTTTCAGCAGTAGTGTAGAAgaagagctgttcagaaacggcaaatgaaatgccagtgtggacgtggatcgttttcattctaaaacgccgttttaaaactaaaatgtattagtgtaaacggggcccaaaactgtgtccaaaaaaaaaaaattcacacagTACTCGTATAAGTACTACATTTGAAAAGTGCGTTCTATATACAGTAGTATGAATCTGAGTAGCATGGATTTTGAATGTACTACATCAGCTGTTTGTCATTATCATGTGACCTGCGTCAGTTGTGTCACTTCACTCCCGTTCATAAATTCTCTTGTGTGGCCTTGTGGGATAGTAAAGTGTCCTTTAGATGCACACTTATTTGTCCCCCTTCaatttcgtcaattggtgaagtttgttcctagACACGGTcttcactggcttgcttggtttgggtctTGTGGatctgcgcattgatggatttgctcttcagtgtttggactctcagcagtgaaaaataacccacactgaactgaactaaactaaactgaacttcaactctaaaaacggGACGGACAAgttttcagtttactagaacttctatgtgaagctgctttgacacaaactacattgtaaaagtgctatagaaattaaCATGAATTGAATTTCACAATCTCACAACTAAGGTTAGAGGTACTTCTCGTCTACTGTTTTTAGAATACTATGAATTCAGGCATACTACTTGCCTCGCATACAAttttcacatactatatagtaggggAGTATGTGATTTTGGAAGTACCATGTGTCACTACAAGAGATTCTCTTTGTACCCTCCAGCTGTTGCTGAACTTTATCCGAATATCAATAAGCGCAATCGTTTCCTCATCAGACCAAATATTGATCTCAAACATGGTTCTCTTTTCATATTGAACAATCAATAGCTGTTTGATTAAATAGCATGTTTCCCCTTAGCCAGCTATGAAGAAACTGGTAGGCAGACAACAGAGTTAGACACAGTCACACACTACCAGCACCACTGTTTCAAGAATTCTAGGCTGAGAAAGGTTTGTAATCGTACCACAGAGTACCAGGCCAACATGGAAATACTTGAACCAAACCTGACCGTTCTATGTTTCTGAAAGTGagaacgtgttttttttttttttttttatcaatcaaACCACTGCTTTTGatcttgtttttaaaataataaggcAGACTTCTGGACTATgtaaaacagactaacataattACATTTTCCTGCGGGCTGCCTGCAGAGTATTTTTACATAAAACAGCTGCTGTTTACACTTgcttaacaaaaacacaaaataatgacatgtaaataattaattaatggcTTTATGCTTACCATTTATGTATTACTGCCAGGTcatctcttgttttgttttagttgtgctgttttactgtatttggAAACACACCAGGAGATAATGCTCGTGATGTTGTCTTTGCGCTGTCTGACGCAGTTTGTGATTTCGTTGTTGCTTTTTTGTGTGCAAATATTTATCATGTACCTGTGTGTGTGCAGATCACGTCATACATGTTGCAGGCTGACCGGCTTCAGATCTGAAATGTTTTGCTGCCACTTTTCACAAACTCTTCATGATTTTGTGGACTGTGGTTTTGTGATATGCATGCTTATATGCATATGAGtgaatatatgcagttgaagtaagaattattagccccaactccccctttgattttttttttctttttcaaatatttcccaaatgatgtttaacagaggaaggaaattttcacagtatgtctgataatattttttcttctgaagaaagtctttgttttatttttagaataaaagcaggtttaatttttcatgaactattttaaggtcaaaattattagcccctttaagctaattttcttttttgatagtctacagaacaaactatctttatgcaataacttgcttaattactctaacctgcctagttaaactaattaacctagttaagcctttaaatgtcactttaagctgtatagaagtgtcttgaaaaatatttagtcaaatattatttactgtcatcatggcaaaaataaaataaatcagttattagaaatgagttattaaaactattatgtttagaaatgtgttgaagaaatattttctgtgttaaacagaaattgggggaaaaaaataaacagggggctaacaatcaagggggataataattctgactacaactgtatgtatgcatatatacacatatacatacatacatacatatacacacatatatatatatatgtgtgtgtgtgtgtgtgtgtgtgtgtgtgtgtgtgtgtgtgtgtgtgtgtgtgtgtgtgtgtgtgtgtatatatatttatatttttgttcagCTGTTGCATTATCATTACTGCAAGaaaaagcatttaagagtttttgtcttttttctagtccatatatttaaaaatcatgaatcaagaagcattttcaagacaataatattgttttgttcttagaaaaaagtcaaaattaagtggtcTTTCCtcctctaaataaaaaaaaaacaatctaaataatATGCCAGTgggtataagtaaaataatcgtatatcaaaccaaaaacaaaacgaTTTTACTTGGTCCTTTGCCAGATTGTTTAACcaattttaaggaaaaaaattggaattaaaaaaagttgacaatacaaaaaataataataaaaattaaaatcactcatgatttatttctttttttagattttcaatatttggactagaaacaagacaaaaactcaagtaTAGCTTTTTGACTACTTCCTTTTTTTCACAGGAGGCTGAAGCAGAAGGTGGTAC encodes the following:
- the si:ch211-236g6.1 gene encoding uncharacterized protein si:ch211-236g6.1 isoform X2 — encoded protein: MQTDAAYVYLCFLITQVMFGDANEIKSVLVTEGDSVPLYTDVTEVQEGDQIVWTFGPQNIRIAEIMKREQMGFNINFVFNDGIFKDKLQMDKHTGSLTIRNIRTEHTGPYKLTVISWSMDTSLKRFNVTVFALLPVPFINNNSSNCSSKSSRSHFSRCSVLCSVVNVSAVSLSWYKGNSVTSSISVSDLSISLSLPLEVEYQDKNAYSCVINNTFTNHTTHLDIIDLCHTCAELEANHYLIPLIVLVVVLFIIAVLGLTVWCYSKCKQGRCGG
- the si:ch211-236g6.1 gene encoding uncharacterized protein si:ch211-236g6.1 isoform X1; its protein translation is MQTDAAYVYLCFLITQVMFGDANEIKSVLVTEGDSVPLYTDVTEVQEGDQIVWTFGPQNIRIAEIMKREQMGFNINFVFNDGIFKDKLQMDKHTGSLTIRNIRTEHTGPYKLTVISWSMDTSLKRFNVTVFALLPVPFINNNSSNCSSKSSRSHFSRCSVLCSVVNVSAVSLSWYKGNSVTSSISVSDLSISLSLPLEVEYQDKNAYSCVINNTFTNHTTHLDIIDLCHTCAELEANHYLIPLIVLVVVLFIIAVLGLTVWCYSKCKQGRCAEAEVEIQYTTATFCADNLRYHTEAEAEGGTVYSSIATN